One part of the Theropithecus gelada isolate Dixy chromosome 5, Tgel_1.0, whole genome shotgun sequence genome encodes these proteins:
- the TRAM1L1 gene encoding translocating chain-associated membrane protein 1-like 1 — MGLRKKSARNPPVLSQEFILQNHADIVSCVGMFFLLGLVFEGTAEASIVFLTLQHSVAVPAAEEPATGSKSLYYYGVKDLATVFFYMLVAIIIHATIQEYVLDKINRRMQFTKAKQNKFNESGQFSVFYFFSCIWGTFILISENCLSDPTLIWRAHPHRMMTFQMKFFYISQLAYWFHALPELYFQKIRKQDIPRQLVYIGLHLFHITGAYLLYLNHLGLLLLVLHYFVELLSHMCGLFYFSDEKYQKGMSLWAIVFILGRLMTLIVSVLTVGFHLAGSQNQNPDAITGNVNVLAAKIAVLSSSCTIQAYVTWNLITLRLQRWIEDSNIQASCMKKKRSRSSKKRTENGVGMETSNRVDCLPKRKEKSS; from the coding sequence ATGGGGCTCCGTAAGAAGAGCGCCAGGAACCCCCCAGTTCTGAGCCAGGAATTCATCCTGCAGAATCATGCGGACATCGTCTCCTGCGTGGGGATGTTCTTCCTGCTGGGGCTTGTGTTCGAGGGAACAGCAGAAGCATCCATCGTGTTTCTCACTCTTCAACACAGTGTTGCTGTCCCTGCAGCAGAGGAACCAGCCACGGGATCAAAGTCCCTCTATTATTATGGTGTCAAAGATTTGGCCACGGTTTTCTTCTACATGCTGGTGGCAATCATTATTCATGCCACAATTCAGGAATATGTGTTGGATAAAATTAACAGGAGAATGCAGTTCACCAAAGCGAAACAAAACAAGTTTAATGAATCTGGTCAGTTTAGTgtgttctactttttttcttgtatttggggcacattcattttaatttctgaaaactgCCTGTCAGACCCAACTCTCATATGGAGGGCTCATCCCCATCGCATGATGACATTTCAAATGAAGTTTTTCTACATATCCCAATTGGCTTACTGGTTTCATGCTCTTCCTGAACTCTACTTccagaaaatcagaaaacaggACATCCCTCGTCAACTTGTCTACATTGGTCTTCACCTCTTTCACATTACTGGAGCTTATCTGTTGTACTTGAATCATTTGGGACTTCTTCTTTTGGTACTGCATTATTTTGTTGAATTACTTTCCCACATGTGCGGCCTGTTTTACTTTAGTGATGAAAAGTACCAGAAAGGCATGTCTCTGTGGGCCATTGTGTTTATCTTGGGTAGACTTATGACTTTAATTGTTTCCGTACTCACTGTTGGGTTTCACCTGGCTGGATCGCAGAATCAGAATCCTGATGCCATTACTGGAAATGTAAATGTGTTGGCAGCTAAAATTGCTGTTCTGTCGTCCAGTTGCACGATCCAAGCCTATGTAACATGGAACTTAATTACTCTCCGGCTTCAGAGGTGGATAGAAGATTCTAATATTCAGGCCTCATGTATGAAGAAGAAACGGTCAAGATCTtctaaaaaaagaacagaaaacggAGTGGGAATGGAAACTTCAAATAGAGTAGACTGTCTgccaaagaggaaagagaaatcttCATAA